Part of the bacterium genome is shown below.
GGTTAAAAACTCATTTGCTGAATACACACCATTCAAATTTTCGCCCGGGATGCCTAAAAAATAGGGTAAGCCTGCTCCGGTGCCAATAAAAAAAGCCTTAAATCCATTATTTTTTAATTCGTTAATCGTCGTAGTTGAGCCCACGACTACATTTACCTCAATTTGGACACCAAGTTTTTTAATATAATCTACTTCTTTATCCACGATTGTCTTTGGTAGTCTAAACTCCGGGATACCATAGCGAAGAACACCACCAGTATCATGAAGACTTTCAAATATGGTTACTTCATAGCCTAATTTTGCTAAATCACCCGCACAGGTAAGTCCTGCTGGTCCCGCCCCAATGACTGCAACCTTCTTACCATTTGGAGTAATCTTCGGAATAGTAATTTCCTGTTCGCAATCAGCCGCAAATCTCTCCAGTCTGCCAATTGCCACAGGTTCTCCTTTTTTCCCCAGAACGCACAGAATTTCGCATTGAGTTTCTTGAGGACATACCCGTCCACAGATTGCGGGCAGATTATTTTTCTCTTTAATCTTATTAATAGCCGAGGTAAAATCACCATTGGCTATAAAATCAACAAAAGCCGGAATATCTACCCCTACCGGGCATCCTTCGATGCATTTTGGCTTTTTACATTTCAAACATCTGTTTGCCTCTTCAATAGCCGCAGTCGGTGGATAACCCAAAGCGACTTCATTAAAATTTTTTATTCGTTCTTTTGGGTCTTGCGTTGGCATTGGTTGTCTTATTTTTGACATCTAATAATCTCCTTTTTTCCTGAAAATAGGAAGTAGAGAGTAGAGGGTAGAGAGTAGAAAGTAAAGAAAATACCACTCCTCACGCTTATCTCCCCATCTCCC
Proteins encoded:
- the gltA gene encoding NADPH-dependent glutamate synthase, with translation MSKIRQPMPTQDPKERIKNFNEVALGYPPTAAIEEANRCLKCKKPKCIEGCPVGVDIPAFVDFIANGDFTSAINKIKEKNNLPAICGRVCPQETQCEILCVLGKKGEPVAIGRLERFAADCEQEITIPKITPNGKKVAVIGAGPAGLTCAGDLAKLGYEVTIFESLHDTGGVLRYGIPEFRLPKTIVDKEVDYIKKLGVQIEVNVVVGSTTTINELKNNGFKAFFIGTGAGLPYFLGIPGENLNGVYSANEFLTRTNLMKAYKFPEYDTPIKVGKKVAVVGAGNVAMDSARCAKRLGAEDVYIVYRRSFEEMPARAEEIHHAEEEGIIFKLLTNPTKILGNERGWVTAIECLKMELGQPDESGRRKPIPIPGSEFTLEMDTVIPALGQGPNPLLLHATPGLELNKRGNIVVNEDLKTSLEGVYAGGDIVTGAATVISAMGAGKKAALSIHQYLS